A genomic region of Dermacentor andersoni chromosome 9, qqDerAnde1_hic_scaffold, whole genome shotgun sequence contains the following coding sequences:
- the LOC129383967 gene encoding uncharacterized protein gives MPKNQNTLACYLDKKTRTTQDVHFSAPSQLPKVTQTQATSGTRLYHCSAAEIAFTSGFATAVSQHVGDNAYEIIGPDHESPQGANNISVAEVSPIPLGSYHDR, from the exons atgccaaaaaatcaaaatacattggcatgttatttggacaagaaaacta ggacaacccaggacgtgcatttctcagcacccagtcagctgccaaaagtgactcaaacacaggccacca gtggaactcggctgtaccactgcagtgctgcggaaattgccttcaccagcggctttgcaacagctgtttcgcagcatgtcg gagacaatgcctacgaaattattggccctgatcatgagagccctcaaggggcaaacaacatctctgttgcagaagtgagcccgataccacttggaagttaccatgacagatga